Proteins encoded within one genomic window of Setaria italica strain Yugu1 chromosome IV, Setaria_italica_v2.0, whole genome shotgun sequence:
- the LOC101767467 gene encoding protein O-linked-mannose beta-1,4-N-acetylglucosaminyltransferase 2, whose protein sequence is MRGSRQEGTKHGSSWTAAMWLLLPPLLVLIVLKTGFLPQVARFRETGFIKLADKMVHKDLTLGLDGARWQQPHDSVKRETGEEHNQPHQMLATNSPKDTSLINSDVAAPISKLTCDFSSVHSDVCTMEGDLRIHGKSATVYVVSASTFSPENSTIKVKPYTRKWEKETMSRIREVTMRSMPPAPYSFTIPPRCTVRHDVPTVVFSTGGCGTNFFHAMSDLIAPLYITAREYNGRVQLLITDYQPKWVAKFRPILAALSMYPVIDFDADTVVRCFPSARVGLESHRILGIDPALSRNGYTMMGFRDFLRSIFSLQRPWTSPISRSSGRKPRLVMVLRRHSRAITNEADVITAMVDLGFEVVAAGPKDASDMGRFAGVANSCDVMVGVHGAGLTNMVFLPHNATIVQIIPWGEMKVACRYDFGDPVPDMGLQYAEYEVTAEETTLNEKYPRDHPVFTDPQSLHHQGKLWEIFLEGQNVTLDIGRFREVMQQVYQSVTTE, encoded by the exons ATGAGAGGGAGCAGGCAGGAAGGCACCAAGCATGGGAGCAGCTGGACGGCGGCGATGTGGCTTCTGCTGCCTCCTCTTCTGGTTCTCATCGTGCTCAAGACTGGTTTCCTGCCGCAGGTCGCTCGCT TTCGGGAGACTGGATTCATCAAACTCGCAGACAAAATGGTTCACAAGGATTTAACCTTAG GTTTGGACGGTGCAAGATGGCAGCAGCCGCATGACAGTGTCAAGCGAGAAACTGGAGAAG AGCACAACCAACCACACCAAATGCTTGCCACGAACAGCCCAAAAGATACTTCATTGATAAATTCAG ACGTGGCAGCACCAATCAGCAAGTTAACCTGCGACTTCAGCAGCGTTCACTCTGACGTCTGCACAATGGAAGGCGACTTGCGGATCCATGGCAAATCGGCCACAGTCTACGTCGTCTCAGCATCTACCTTCAGCCCAGAGAATTCAACGATCAAGGTCAAGCCATACACGCGAAAGTGGGAGAAAGAGACCATGTCGAGGATCCGGGAGGTCACCATGCGATCCATGCCGCCAGCACCTTACAGTTTCACCATCCCACCGCGGTGCACGGTCAGGCACGACGTGCCAACAGTGGTCTTCTCCACCGGTGGCTGCGGTACAAACTTCTTCCACGCCATGAGCGACCTCATCGCCCCGCTCTACATCACGGCCCGGGAGTATAATGGCCGCGTCCAGCTCCTCATCACTGACTACCAACCCAAATGGGTTGCCAAGTTCAGGCCGATCCTCGCCGCTCTGTCCATGTACCCGGTCATCGACTTCGATGCCGATACCGTGGTGCGCTGCTTCCCATCAGCACGCGTTGGGTTGGAGAGTCACAGGATCCTTGGTATCGACCCGGCTCTCTCCCGGAACGGTTACACTATGATGGGGTTCCGTGACTTCCTCAGGTCTATTTTCTCTCTGCAGCGGCCATGGACGAGCCCCATAAGCAGGAGCTCAGGGAGGAAGCCTCGGCTTGTCATGGTTCTGCGGCGCCACTCGAGGGCAATAACGAATGAGGCCGATGTCATCACCGCCATGGTAGATCTCGGCTTTGAAGTGGTTGCTGCTGGACCGAAGGACGCCAGTGACATGGGCCGATTCGCCGGGGTGGCGAACTCCTGCGATGTGATGGTCGGCGTCCATGGCGCTGGGTTAACCAACATGGTGTTCTTGCCTCATAATGCCACGATTGTTCAGATCATTCCCTGGGGGGAGATGAAGGTGGCATGCAGGTATGACTTCGGCGATCCGGTGCCGGATATGGGGCTCCAGTATGCAGAGTACGAGGTGACCGCGGAGGAGACCACGCTGAACGAGAAGTATCCCAGGGACCATCCCGTGTTCACAGACCCACAGTCCCTGCACCACCAGGGTAAACTTTGGGAGATCTTCCTTGAGGGCCAGAACGTCACCCTGGATATTGGTCGCTTCAGAGAGGTAATGCAGCAAGTGTACCAGTCCGTCACCACGGAGTAG